A stretch of DNA from Acinetobacter sp. C26M:
AAAAAGCTTATTTTCACTGAACCACATGCATATTGACAGTTGCTATTCAGTGAAAAATAAACAGTAAAAAAGGTTAAAATTCACGTTTAAATGGAATATCTTGCGGTTGACTGCTGCTTTTGTTTTTGCAGGTATTCTGTTGCATGAGTTGATGTCAGCGGTTGTGAAAATAAGTAACCCTGTAATATGTCGCAATTTTGTCGTTTTAAATACTCATATTGCTGTTCTGTCTCAACACCTTCAGCCACAACTTTTAAGCCAATGGTTTTGCCCATGGCAATCATGGCATTAACGATCGCATCTTGTTTTGCATTACCAATTTTCGAGATAAAAGCACGATCAATTTTTAAAATGTCAATTGGATATTCGGTGAGGTAAGCAAGAGAAGAGTAGCCTGTACCGAAGTCATCCAGTGCGATCGAAATCTGGCGTTCTTTAATGGCATTCAACACCGTTTTGACACTGTCGGTATTTTCGATAAAGGCAGATTCAGTAATTTCCAATTCCAGATTTTTGCCTGAGATCTCGTAAGTATTTAATACAGCATCAATATCATGCAACAGTTGGCCGCGTAAAATTTGCTGTGCCACGATGTTGACTGCGATATTGATATTGTTAAAACCAAGTTTTTGCCATGTTTGCAGTTGCTTTGCCGCTTCATGCAAAACTAGTTGTCCAATATCAGAAATCAGGCTGGTACTTTCCGCTAAAGGAATGAAAATGTTTGGCATGATCAGCCCCTTGGTTGGATGCTTCCAACGGATTAGGGCTTCAAAACCATTAATTTGATGATTATGCGCATTAATCTTTGGCTGATAGTATACAACTAGCTCGTTATTCTGAATGGCTTTTCTCAGATCGAGCTCTAAATCTGTATATTTGGCAACAAAATTTGCTCTTTCATTGGAATAGTAGCGAATGGTATTCCCACCTAAGCGTTTGGCCTCAGTCAGTGCTTGTTCAGCATGAGTATTTAAGTTGTCAACTTGGCGTCCATGTTCTGGATATATAGCGACACCAATCGAAATACTGACGAAGTATTCTTGATCTGCAAGGTAAAATGGTTTGCTAAAGGCTTCAACGATATTATTGCACAGTTGATGAATCGGTGGATGTAGTGGCGAAATTTCATAGATAATCGCAAAATCATCAGCGCTTAAGTGTGCGACCAATAAGGCATCAATATTACTAATGCGCAGACGTTGTGCCACTTGTTTCAACAGCTCATTACCTGCTTGATTGCTAATAATTTCATTCAGGGCACGGAAACGGTCTATATTTAAACGAATGACAGCTAAATGTTGGATCGATGCTTCATTGACTAAATACTGGTGCAATTGCTGCTGATAATAAAACCGGTTGGGTAGATCGGTAAGCGTATCGTAATTGGTCAGATAAGAAAGGCGTTGCTCTTGATGTTTACGTTCGGTTTGATCTGAAACAATCCCAATATAATTGATAACACGCTCTTGTTCATCTTTCACAGCATTGATATGAATCCATAAAAAACAAGATTTTTCAGAACTATAGGTTTCTTGAAATTCACCTTCATATTCCTGTTCTTCACGTAGGGTATCGAGAATCGATAAATGAAAATTATGATGATGTTGCTTATTTTGCTTGGTAATTTCAAATAACTGTTTATCGATGATGGCCTGTTTATCCATTCCTGTCAGCTGTTCATATTTAGGATTGACTTCAACATAGTTAAAGTTTTCATCTAAAATAAAAATACCTTCTGAGGCTTGCTCAAATACGCTGGCAGCAAGTTTTAAGCGCTCTTGATCTTTCTTTTCCTGATTAATATCGCGATGGATACCTACCATGCGTAAAGGGGTGTCATCTTTTGGATCTCTTAAAATTACCTGTCCAACATCGTGAATCCAAGTCCATTCACCATTATGGCGTTTAATTCTAAATGTTTCTTCGTAACGTTTGGTTTGACCACATAAATGATTATATAAGGTATTTTTTACTCGTTCGATATCATCAGGATGAATGATTTTATGCAACAGAGTGTAATGGTTTTCAGAATGGCGGGTAACGGCCTGACTATGTGCATTGGTCACACCAACGGTATGATTTTCAAGATTCCAGTCCCAAGGGCGGATACCAGCAGTTTCGTGAGCAAAGCTTAAGTTTTGACGATGCTCTTCTAAGCTTTCATTCATTTGTGTGAGATCAAACGTACGCTCACGAACTTTTTGTTCCAACAGGTGGTTGTTGAATTGTAGTTGCGCTTCAATATCTTTGGACTTATTTACTTCGCGTTGTAGTTGCTGACACAGTTCTTCAGTCCATTGGTTATGCTGCTCAGCCACGTCAATCAGTTGTTTATTTTTATCTAAAACCAAGGCCAAGCGTTTATGAATTTTATAGGTCACTTGCGCGCAGAGTACGGTGGCAAAAAATGAGGAATAATAAGCCAGATAGAACAGGGTATGGTCGTGGTCTCGATGCAAAAGCTGTGAGATGATTAAGGGGGCAATACTTGGGATAAAAAATAAGAAAAAGTAGCGAATATGTTGGGTTAAAAACGTCAGTGCAATGATATGGGAAGCAGTGAGCAATAAAGCCGTGAGGGTTAGCACATGCGACCCAATCAAATGCGGGATATCGACTGACAAATAATGATTGATGACAATGGTATTTACCCCAATCAGCAAGCCAGTAAAGAAACAGATCAGTTGGAAAATGATATTGGTCTGGTTGCTATAACGAACTGAGGAATAACGTTTTAATAAGAAATGACAAATACAGGTAAAACTGAACAAAAGGATGAGGGTGATACTCATCCATGTTGTAAAAATGTTGGATTCAAAAGAGTAAAAAATACCAAATAGCGCATAATCTAACAGACAAATACAAAATACGCTTAAGACGAATAAACGTACGTGATTTGGATAATCAATTTGGTCTGTATAGATAAACTGTGGCAAATTTTTGTCCTGAACCCCTAACATACAAAGAATAATCCTTTTAATTTTTTATCTATATTCACAGTCTTTGTTTTTTTGTAAACAGACGGAGCTTAATTTAAATTAGCGCTAAACATCACAGAAAGCAATGCCAAGTACTTAGCTCAATGAGAAGTGATAATTTAAAATTGACAAGGCAACGACAGGAGCGGTTTCAGTTCTTAAAACACGATCACCAATGCACCAGTTTTTAAATTGATGTTGATTAGCCAAGTGAATCTCAGCTTCACTCAAGCCACCTTCTGGGCCAATCAATAGTGCAATATCTGGTGAACTGTCGAGTAAGACATTGTCTTGGTCTTTGTTTGGAGCCAGTACAAAGCGCGAATGTGGTAATTCGGAATTCAGCCATTCAGTTAAGCTGATTGGTGGCAAAACTTGAGGAACACGGTTCATGCCACATTGCTCACAAGCGGCTATGGCGACTGATTGCCAATGATCTATTTTCTTCTGATCACGATCGTACTTTAAACGCATTTCACAACGTTCACTGGTGAGCAGTTGAATGCTCGCCACTCCCAATTCAGTGGCTTTCTGAATCGCATAATCCATGCGATCACCTTTACTCATCACCTGACCCAACACAACACGGAATGGTGCGGTACGATCGGCTGGATCAAACTGGTCTACAGAAACAAAGGCATTTTTCTTGTTGATTTCTATCAGGGTAACGACATATTCACCACCTTTTCCATTGAAAAAGATGGCTTGTTCTTGCTCTTTTGCACGCAGTACACGGACCCAATGGTGAAATACCGATTCAGTTAATTCAATGGTATTGCCAGTGTTTAATTCAGTTTCGATATAAAAACGATTCATGCTTGGGTCGTGCTCGTACAAATTAGTTTAAACCAAGATCGACAACAAGTTGTCGAGTCGGTTCGGTTTGGTTCATTGAATAAAAGTGTAGGGTAGGTGCACCACCAACAATCAAGCGTTCGCAAAGTTTTACAATCACTTCGTGACCAAATGCTTTGATACTTGCACTGTCATCGCCATACGCTGCGAGTTGCTTACGGATCCAACGTGGAATTTCTGCACCTGTACCATCTGCAAAGCGGATCAAGTTGCTTGCATTGGTGATCGGCATAATACCTGGTGCAACTGGAATATTCACGCCAGCTTTGGCAATGCGCTCAATAAAGTAGAAATAAGCATCTGGATTGAAGAAAAATTGAGTAATGCCTGCATTCGCGCCTGCATTTACTTTTTCAACAAAACGTTGAATGTCACCATCAAAAGTCTCAGCTTGAGGATGCATTTCAGGATATGCGGCAACTTCAATGTGGAAGTGATCGCCTGAATGCTCACGAATAAAGCGGACTAAGTCCTGTGCATAAGGCAGCTCACCTAGGCCGACCTGACCTGAAGGCAAATCGCCACGTAAAGCGACAATACGATCAATCCCTTGAGATTTATATAAATCTAAGAGTTCAGCAATACGTGCTTTGTCATCACCAATACATGAGAGGTGAGGCGCAACTGGTGTACCTTTGCCGTTAAAGTCACTAATCGCAGCTAAAGTACGTTCACGTGTCGAACCACCCGCACCATAGGTAATCGAGAAAAATTCTGGATTTAATAATTGTAATTCTTGATGAACAAGTTTTAATTTTTCCGCGCCCGCATCTGTTTTAGGTGGGAAAAATTCAAAAGAAATAGGAACAC
This window harbors:
- a CDS encoding EAL domain-containing protein; the protein is MLGVQDKNLPQFIYTDQIDYPNHVRLFVLSVFCICLLDYALFGIFYSFESNIFTTWMSITLILLFSFTCICHFLLKRYSSVRYSNQTNIIFQLICFFTGLLIGVNTIVINHYLSVDIPHLIGSHVLTLTALLLTASHIIALTFLTQHIRYFFLFFIPSIAPLIISQLLHRDHDHTLFYLAYYSSFFATVLCAQVTYKIHKRLALVLDKNKQLIDVAEQHNQWTEELCQQLQREVNKSKDIEAQLQFNNHLLEQKVRERTFDLTQMNESLEEHRQNLSFAHETAGIRPWDWNLENHTVGVTNAHSQAVTRHSENHYTLLHKIIHPDDIERVKNTLYNHLCGQTKRYEETFRIKRHNGEWTWIHDVGQVILRDPKDDTPLRMVGIHRDINQEKKDQERLKLAASVFEQASEGIFILDENFNYVEVNPKYEQLTGMDKQAIIDKQLFEITKQNKQHHHNFHLSILDTLREEQEYEGEFQETYSSEKSCFLWIHINAVKDEQERVINYIGIVSDQTERKHQEQRLSYLTNYDTLTDLPNRFYYQQQLHQYLVNEASIQHLAVIRLNIDRFRALNEIISNQAGNELLKQVAQRLRISNIDALLVAHLSADDFAIIYEISPLHPPIHQLCNNIVEAFSKPFYLADQEYFVSISIGVAIYPEHGRQVDNLNTHAEQALTEAKRLGGNTIRYYSNERANFVAKYTDLELDLRKAIQNNELVVYYQPKINAHNHQINGFEALIRWKHPTKGLIMPNIFIPLAESTSLISDIGQLVLHEAAKQLQTWQKLGFNNINIAVNIVAQQILRGQLLHDIDAVLNTYEISGKNLELEITESAFIENTDSVKTVLNAIKERQISIALDDFGTGYSSLAYLTEYPIDILKIDRAFISKIGNAKQDAIVNAMIAMGKTIGLKVVAEGVETEQQYEYLKRQNCDILQGYLFSQPLTSTHATEYLQKQKQQSTARYSI
- a CDS encoding 16S rRNA (uracil(1498)-N(3))-methyltransferase — protein: MNRFYIETELNTGNTIELTESVFHHWVRVLRAKEQEQAIFFNGKGGEYVVTLIEINKKNAFVSVDQFDPADRTAPFRVVLGQVMSKGDRMDYAIQKATELGVASIQLLTSERCEMRLKYDRDQKKIDHWQSVAIAACEQCGMNRVPQVLPPISLTEWLNSELPHSRFVLAPNKDQDNVLLDSSPDIALLIGPEGGLSEAEIHLANQHQFKNWCIGDRVLRTETAPVVALSILNYHFSLS
- the metF gene encoding methylenetetrahydrofolate reductase [NAD(P)H]; the protein is MTKRVPISFEFFPPKTDAGAEKLKLVHQELQLLNPEFFSITYGAGGSTRERTLAAISDFNGKGTPVAPHLSCIGDDKARIAELLDLYKSQGIDRIVALRGDLPSGQVGLGELPYAQDLVRFIREHSGDHFHIEVAAYPEMHPQAETFDGDIQRFVEKVNAGANAGITQFFFNPDAYFYFIERIAKAGVNIPVAPGIMPITNASNLIRFADGTGAEIPRWIRKQLAAYGDDSASIKAFGHEVIVKLCERLIVGGAPTLHFYSMNQTEPTRQLVVDLGLN